Proteins found in one Choristoneura fumiferana chromosome 16, NRCan_CFum_1, whole genome shotgun sequence genomic segment:
- the LOC141436453 gene encoding DALR anticodon-binding domain-containing protein 3-like isoform X1 produces the protein MIQNSLETFADNVFFFLTGETRGSKGLLVKKHSESVNIHGEFSFPLTVKSWHGLIDSSKLSVDESNNLMTCIGKTTEELIKESQNWNLQINKVKERKGRIHIFLDRIISIRTGMIEALKNNELITSRLDGTLNSVSCESLCNDNCMSSFRLRHFAETIQNLCAISGNTLKIFVSGKSSCICPDGSKMVLCGAVVNAKTGSKEKSITGDEFVRLRQNEMTLIAQHKYGVRVSTDSKWKEFIASLGESAAVFELLETKPSSAVKINFGSSSAGSSKGAAFVLYNCARLETIVRTFNEKVDEAVYPPLPEFENTDLTLLTQEDEWNIVFNFILGFPGLLNSCIEISETTCEFRPHQLCSFLCSLVRVFSQYYRRVRILTEPRKHLLPVMYARIQMLKVLNETLKICLRILNIKSVTQM, from the exons ATGATTCAGAATTCCCTAGAAACATTCGCAGATaacgtttttttctttctgACTGGAGAAACCAGAGGCAGCAAAGgattattagtaaaaaaacattccGAAAGCGTAAACATTCACGGTGAATTCAGCTTCCCGTTAACAGTGAAATCGTGGCACGGACTTATAGATTCTTCGAAATTATCCGTTGATGAAAGCAATAATCTGATGACATGTATAGGAAAAACTACAGAAGAACTAATCAAAGAATCGCAAAACTGgaatttacaaataaacaaagtgaAAGAACGCAAAGGTCGTATTCACATATTTCTTGATCGGATTATATCTATCCGTACTGGAATGATAGAAGCTCTAAAGAACAATGAATTGATTACCAGTAGATTAGATGGCACATTAAATTCAGTGAGTTGTGAATCACTATGCAATGATAATTGTATGTCTTCTTTTCGTTTGAGGCATTTTGCTGAGACTATTCAGAATTTGTGTGCAATATCTGGGAATACTCTGAAAATATTCGTTAGCGGTAAGTCATCTTGTATATGCCCTGATGGCAGTAAAATGGTGCTATGTGGAGCTGTAGTGAATGCTAAAACTGGAAGTAAAGAAAAGTCAATAACAGGGGACGAGTTTGTCAG GCTCCGTCAAAATGAGATGACCCTTATAGCCCAGCACAAATATGGAGTGAGAGTGTCTACAGATTCCAAATGGAAAGAGTTCATTGCCAGTCTCGGAGAGTCAGCTGCAGTATTTGAATTACTGGAGACCAAGCCGTCTAGCGCAGTAAAAATTAACTTTGGTTCTTCATCTGCTGGATCTAGTAAAG GTGCCGCATTTGTTCTGTACAATTGTGCCAGACTGGAAACTATAGTGAGGACATTCAACGAGAAAGTTGATGAAGCAGTCTATCCACCATTGCCCGAATTTGAAAATACCGACCTTACTTTACTTACACAAGAG gaCGAATGGAATATAGTGTTCAATTTCATATTGGGATTCCCTGGTCTTTTAAATAGCTGTATAGAAATAAGCGAAACGACGTGTGAATTCAGACCGCATCAGCTTTGCAGTTTTTTGTGCTCGTTAGTCAGAGTATTCAGCCAATATTACAGAAGGGTTAGGATACTAACA GAACCAAGAAAACACCTGCTTCCAGTAATGTACGCCAGAATACAGATGCTAAAGGTGCTAAACGAAACCCTCAAGATATGTTTacgaatattaaatattaaaagtgTTACTCAAATGTAA
- the LOC141436455 gene encoding dnaJ homolog subfamily C member 25 homolog: protein MTKYLQCTFLIFLSWQFGTVSSHDHLLEGIYCGKENCYEVLGVTRDVTKNEVGKAYRLLARKYHPDLHRDPEAKKVAEEKFKQIATAYEILRDEEERTDYDYMLDNPQEYYAHYYRYYRRRMAPKVDVRIVIAVTISIISIMQYYSAWSKYDTAIKYFMTVPKYRNKALEIAKAETKELQSKKNRKSKSEQKEEQDRIIRRVIEENMDIKGAYAKPEITDILWVQLIILPYTISYYLYWYMRWFWKFTILRQPYGEEEKLYLIRKFMKLGQHQFDSLEDKEREEFLDEELWIKDNFVAWKTLKDEEAKKALAENNKYKQYRRYIKQHGVGRMTFDDS from the coding sequence ATGACGAAATACTTACAGTGTACATTCCTGATCTTTCTGTCATGGCAGTTCGGCACGGTTTCGTCGCACGATCACCTACTCGAAGGTATTTATTGCGGGAAAGAAAACTGTTACGAAGTCCTAGGGGTCACTAGGGACGTAACTAAGAATGAAGTGGGTAAGGCCTACCGTTTGCTGGCGAGAAAATACCACCCGGACTTGCATAGAGATCCTGAGGCTAAGAAGGTTGCGGAAGAGAAGTTTAAGCAGATCGCTACTGCCTACGAGATTCTGCGCGATGAAGAGGAAAGGACTGACTATGATTACATGCTTGATAATCCTCAGGAGTACTACGCCCATTATTACAGGTACTACCGCCGGCGCATGGCACCCAAAGTAGATGTTCGCATCGTGATTGCTGTCACGATCTCCATCATATCAATAATGCAGTACTACAGCGCGTGGTCTAAGTACGACACAGCCATTAAATACTTTATGACGGTTCCAAAGTACAGGAATAAAGCACTAGAAATTGCCAAAGCTGAAACCAAGGAGCTACAGTCTAAGAAAAATAGAAAGAGTAAATCAGAACAAAAGGAAGAGCAAGATAGAATTATAAGGAGAGTTATAGAGGAGAACATGGATATAAAAGGAGCTTATGCAAAACCAGAAATCACAGATATTCTTTGGGTTCAGTTGATAATCCTGCCTTACACCATTTCATATTACCTATACTGGTACATGAGATGGTTTTGGAAGTTTACTATTCTGCGACAGCCGTATGGTGAAgaggaaaaactatatttaattaGGAAGTTCATGAAATTGGGACAGCATCAGTTTGACTCTTTAGAAGATAAGGAACGGGAGGAGTTTTTGGATGAAGAGTTGTGGATCAAAGACAACTTTGTGGCCTGGAAGACTCTAAAGGATGAGGAAGCAAAGAAAGCTTTAGcagaaaataacaaatacaaacaaTATAGAAGATACATAAAGCAACATGGAGTGGGAAGGATGACATTTGACGACTCCTGA